The following coding sequences are from one Diospyros lotus cultivar Yz01 chromosome 7, ASM1463336v1, whole genome shotgun sequence window:
- the LOC127806994 gene encoding ankyrin repeat-containing protein BDA1-like, with protein MEAKLWEAAINGSVESLLELLEEDPLILDKTIVSCVAQTPLHVAAMLGHLAFVREVLTRKPELASELDSEGCSPLHLAAAKGHLEIVKELVPADPEVGLVRNSAGWTVLHAAAIKGRAAVLAELVGVRPEWTRVLTDRGETGLHLCVRNNRVEGLKVLVEELMDKKDYGELLNWKDCDGNTILHIAVAKKQLEIVKLLLTTGAVEVNTLNRNGSTALDILTRSPRDLRDLEIEGSLRRAGGLGVKDLHVITYEFELDPSIPPQSTKRRLSSEQRPAAVEQKHKHRQGGWLGRKRGVLMVVASLIATVAFQAGLTPPGGVWQDDSDGEQPHTVGTSVMAYKEPFFYGQFMIFNTVAFLASLSIILLLVSGLPIKKRRWMWFQMVIMWIAITAQVITFFLSLRHLCPKESNVQGTLREVLEISVLTWLTLMGVVFIGNLVRMNLWILRKYGYIKEKERPAAESRREDYEEEDEDEDDES; from the exons ATGGAGGCGAAGCTCTGGGAAGCAGCCATAAACGGAAGCGTAGAGTCTCTGCTCGAGCTGCTCGAAGAAGACCCGCTTATTCTGGACAAAACCATTGTCTCCTGCGTCGCCCAAACGCCCCTCCACGTCGCCGCCATGCTCGGCCACCTCGCCTTCGTCAGGGAGGTCCTGACTCGGAAGCCCGAGTTGGCCTCCGAGTTGGACTCGGAGGGCTGCTCGCCCCTCCACCTGGCGGCCGCCAAGGGTCACCTGGAGATCGTGAAAGAGTTGGTTCCGGCGGATCCGGAGGTGGGTCTGGTGCGGAACTCGGCGGGGTGGACGGTGCTGCACGCGGCGGCGATCAAGGGGAGGGCGGCGGTGCTGGCTGAGTTGGTCGGAGTCAGGCCCGAGTGGACCCGGGTGTTGACCGACCGCGGCGAGACCGGGTTGCATCTCTGCGTGAGGAATAACAGGGTGGAGGGCTTGAAGGTGTTGGTGGAGGAGTTGATGGACAAAAAGGATTATGGGGAATTGTTAAATTGGAAAGATTGCGATGGCAATACAATCTTGCATATTGCTGTGGCCAAGAAGCAACTGGAG ATAGTAAAACTTCTGCTTACTACCGGTGCAGTGGAGGTAAACACCTTGAACAGAAACGGATCAACAGCTTTAGACATCCTAACACGGAGTCCCCGAGACCTGAGAGACTTGGAAATTGAAGGTTCTCTTCGACGAGCTGGAGGTTTAGGCGTGAAGGACCTACATGTAATCACCTACGAATTCGAATTGGATCCATCGATACCTCCTCAGTCCACAAAACGACGCCTGTCCTCCGAACAGAGACCTGCTGCCGTGGAGCAGAAGCATAAGCATAGGCAGGGGGGTTGGCTTGGCAGGAAGCGAGGCGTGTTGATGGTGGTGGCTTCTCTGATCGCAACCGTGGCCTTCCAAGCCGGGCTAACCCCACCGGGGGGAGTGTGGCAGGACGATTCCGATGGGGAGCAGCCTCACACGGTTGGAACATCAGTAATGGCCTACAAGGAGCCGTTCTTTTACGGCCAATTCATGATATTCAACACCGTTGCCTTCCTGGCCTCTCTGAGCATAATTCTGCTGCTTGTGAGCGGCCTACCTATTAAGAAGCGGCGATGGATGTGGTTTCAGATGGTGATAATGTGGATTGCCATCACTGCGCAGGTGATCACCTTCTTCCTCTCGCTGCGACATCTGTGCCCCAAGGAGAGTAACGTCCAGGGCACGCTGCGCGAGGTGCTAGAGATATCGGTCTTGACATGGCTGACGCTCATGGGCGTTGTCTTCATTGGAAATCTCGTTCGGATGAACTTGTGGATTCTCAGAAAGTACGGTTACATTAAAGAGAAGGAGAGACCTGCAGCAGAAAGCCGCCGCGAGGACtacgaagaagaagatgaagacgaagaTGATGAAAGTTAA
- the LOC127806755 gene encoding protein MAIN-LIKE 1-like, with protein MVRGRRGDASSSRQPSSSRERPTTSTRRRKKIESSNEPPILERVEELVEEPVTDYVIPVEEHPNPNEGEATAQPSYSHHESHHEDDISEPLPGGPTDTSILKSFKNHVAFAIWTGEERGILKCRNHGLKIPEWPLNNQPCVRDTVMSSSLSPLLECTYRNINHALVSAFTERWQPETNIFHLPFGELSITLYDVAAILKIPVTGRSVSVPHHLTPSEASDLLCRLLGVSLDVASNKLERIEEHL; from the exons ATGGTACGTGGTAGAAGAGGTGATGCTTCCTCATCTCGACAGCCTTCTTCTTCTCGAGAGCGTCCTACTACATCaactagaagaagaaagaagattgAGAGTTCTAATGAACCGCCTATTTTAGAACGAGTAGAAGAGCTAGTAGAAGAGCCAGTGACAGATTATGTGATACCAGTTGAGGAGCATCCCAACCCTAATGAAGGGGAAGCAACTGCTCAACCATCTTACTCTCATCACGAGTCTCACCACGAAGATGATATTTCTGAACCACTACCTGGCGGACCTACTGATACATCTattctaaaaagttttaaaaatcatgttgcattTGCAATATGGACAGGAGAG GAAAGAGGCatattaaaatgtagaaatCATGGCCTCAAAATTCCTGAATGGCCATTGAATAATCAGCCTTGTGTTCGTGATACTGTTATGAGCTCTAGCTTATCACCCTTGCTAGAATGTACTTATCGAAATATAAATCATGCTCTAGTTTCAGCATTTACAGAGAGATGGCAACCTGAGACTAATATATTTCATTTGCCATTTGGAGAGTTAAGTATAACATTATATGATGTTGCTGCTATTTTGAAGATTCCAGTAACAGGAAGATCTGTATCTGTGCCTCATCATCTGACACCTAGTGAAGCTAGTGATTTATTATGTAGGTTACTTGGGGTTTCATTAGATGTAGCATCAAACAAATTAGAGAGAATCGAGGAGCATTTGTAA
- the LOC127806184 gene encoding PHD finger protein ALFIN-LIKE 4-like → MDGGGPYNPRTVEEVFRDFKGRRAGMIKALTTDVEEFYQQCDPEKENLCLYGFPGEHWEVNLPAEEVPPELPEPALGINFARDGMQEKDWLALVAVHSDAWLLAVAFYFGARFGFDKADRKRLFNMINDLPTIFEVVTGSAKKQAKDKSSISNHSSNKSKSNSKGRGSESQGKYTKAKDEEEGGLEDEDEEEHGDTLCGACGQNYASDEFWICCDICERWFHGKCVKITPARAEHIKQYKCPSCSNKRARP, encoded by the exons ATGGATGGCGGAGGACCGTACAATCCTCGAACCGTAGAAGAGGTTTTCCGAGATTTCAAGGGCCGTCGCGCCGGCATGATCAAAGCCCTCACCACCG ATGTCGAAGAGTTTTACCAGCAGTGCGATCCTG AGAAAGAAAACCTTTGCTTGTATGGATTTCCTGGTGAGCACTGGGAAGTTAATTTGCCCGCAGAAGAGGTGCCTCCAGAGCTCCCAGAGCCTGCATTAGGCATTAACTTTGCCAGGGATGGGATGCAAGAGAAGGATTGGTTGGCCTTAGTTGCTGTTCACAGCGATGCTTGGTTACTTGCTGTGGCCTTCTACTTCGGTGCTAGATTTGGTTTTGATAAGGCTGATAG GAAACGACTTTTCAATATGATAAATGATCTGCCAACAATATTTGAGGTTGTGACAGGGAGTGCCAAGAAACAAGCAAAAGACAAATCGTCCATCTCAAATCATAGCAGCAACAAATCCAAGTCAAACTCAAAAGGG CGAGGTTCTGAATCCCAAGGAAAATATACGAAGGCAAAGGATGAGGAAGAGGGGGGTTTGGAGGACGAAGACGAAGAGGAGCACGGGGATACCTTGTGTGGGGCTTGTGGTCAGAACTATGCGTCGGATGAGTTCTGGATCTGCTGTGACATATGCGAGCGGTGGTTCCACGGCAAATGCGTGAAGATCACTCCGGCCAGAGCCGAGCACATCAAGCAGTACAAGTGCCCGTCATGCAGCAACAAGAGAGCGCGGCCTTGA